From the genome of Proteus vulgaris, one region includes:
- the purH gene encoding bifunctional phosphoribosylaminoimidazolecarboxamide formyltransferase/IMP cyclohydrolase, producing MQHLRPIRRALLSVSDKAGILEFAKALVERNVELLSTGGTARLLAEAGLPVIEVSDYTGFPEMMDGRVKTLHPKVHGGILGRRGQDDAIMEEHEIRPIDMVVVNLYPFAKTVARPDCSLADAVENIDIGGPTMVRSAAKNHKDVTIVVNSNDYERVIEEMDNHENSLTLDTRFDLAIKAFEHTAAYDGMIANYFGQKVAPYYGDTSQPSGTFPRTLNLNYIKKQDMRYGENAHQQAAFYIEENIEEASIATANQLQGKALSYNNIADTDAALECVKSFSEPACVIVKHANPCGVAIANTLEQAYDNAFKTDPTSAFGGIIAFNRPLDAKTASAIIERQFVEVIIAPSINEDALPILETKPNVRVLACGQWQEPKPAFDFKRVNGGLLVQDRDLGMVKEENLRVVTQRQPSERELKDALFCWKVAKFVKSNAIVYAKNDMTVGIGAGQMSRVYSAKIAGIKAADEGLEVAGCAMASDAFFPFRDGIDAAALAGVTCVIQPGGSIRDDEVIAAANEHNIAMIFTNMRHFRH from the coding sequence ATGCAACATCTTCGTCCTATCCGCCGTGCGCTTTTAAGTGTGTCTGATAAAGCAGGTATTTTAGAATTTGCTAAAGCGCTTGTTGAAAGAAACGTAGAACTATTATCTACAGGTGGAACTGCACGTCTATTAGCAGAAGCTGGCTTACCTGTTATCGAAGTTTCCGATTATACCGGTTTCCCAGAAATGATGGATGGCAGGGTAAAAACGCTGCACCCTAAAGTACATGGTGGCATTTTAGGTCGCCGTGGACAAGACGATGCAATTATGGAAGAACATGAAATTCGTCCTATCGATATGGTCGTCGTAAATCTTTATCCTTTCGCTAAAACGGTAGCTCGCCCAGATTGCTCATTAGCAGATGCTGTAGAGAATATCGATATTGGTGGACCAACAATGGTTCGCTCAGCAGCGAAAAATCATAAAGACGTTACGATTGTAGTAAATAGTAATGACTATGAAAGAGTGATTGAAGAAATGGATAATCACGAAAACAGTCTTACGTTAGATACTCGTTTTGATTTAGCGATTAAAGCCTTTGAACACACAGCCGCTTATGACGGAATGATTGCTAACTACTTCGGTCAGAAAGTTGCACCTTATTATGGTGATACTTCACAACCATCAGGCACTTTCCCTCGTACCTTGAATCTGAACTATATAAAGAAGCAAGATATGCGTTATGGCGAAAATGCGCACCAGCAAGCTGCTTTCTATATAGAAGAGAATATAGAAGAAGCATCTATTGCCACTGCAAACCAATTACAAGGCAAAGCGCTTTCTTATAACAACATTGCTGATACTGATGCGGCATTAGAATGTGTGAAATCATTTTCCGAGCCTGCATGCGTTATTGTGAAACATGCAAATCCTTGCGGTGTTGCAATTGCGAACACGCTCGAACAAGCATATGACAATGCATTTAAAACTGATCCAACCTCTGCATTTGGTGGCATTATCGCATTCAATCGTCCATTAGATGCAAAAACAGCAAGTGCGATCATCGAACGCCAGTTTGTTGAAGTGATCATTGCTCCTTCTATTAATGAAGATGCACTACCAATTTTAGAAACAAAACCAAATGTTCGTGTATTAGCCTGTGGTCAATGGCAAGAGCCAAAACCTGCTTTTGACTTCAAACGAGTCAACGGTGGGCTTTTAGTTCAAGATCGTGATTTAGGCATGGTTAAAGAAGAAAACTTAAGAGTAGTTACTCAACGCCAACCAAGTGAACGCGAACTTAAAGATGCACTCTTCTGCTGGAAAGTGGCTAAATTTGTAAAATCAAATGCCATTGTTTACGCTAAAAATGATATGACAGTCGGTATTGGTGCAGGACAAATGAGCCGAGTATATTCTGCAAAAATTGCAGGTATAAAAGCTGCTGATGAAGGTTTAGAAGTTGCAGGTTGCGCCATGGCTTCAGATGCATTCTTCCCATTCAGAGATGGCATTGATGCGGCAGCACTTGCCGGTGTAACTTGTGTTATTCAACCTGGTGGCTCAATTCGTGATGATGAAGTGATTGCCGCTGCCAATGAACACAACATCGCAATGATTTTCACCAATATGCGTCACTTCCGTCATTAA
- the purD gene encoding phosphoribosylamine--glycine ligase, whose amino-acid sequence MKILIIGNGGREHALAWKAVQSPLATHVFVAPGNAGTALEKGVQNVAISATDIPSLLTFARKNKIDLTIVGPEAPLVIGVVDAFKDAGLTIFGPTKGAAQLEGSKAFTKDFLARHNIPTADYQNFTEIAPALEYLNKVGAPIVIKADGLAAGKGVIVAMTQSEAENAIKNMLAGNAFGDAGHRIVIEEFLDGEEASFIVMVDGEHVIPMATSQDHKRVGDGDTGPNTGGMGAYSPAPVVTNEIHQQVMEKIIYPTVKGMASEGHRYQGFLYAGLMIDKQGVAKVIEFNCRFGDPETQPIMMRMQSDLVELCLAGAKGNLKGKDSVWDPRPALGIVIAAGGYPADYRQGDIIEGLTATSSKTGKVFQAGTTLNNEGEVITAGGRVLCATALGDDIEQAQKNAYALAEGIHWNGAFYRHDIGYRAIARLKK is encoded by the coding sequence ATGAAGATTTTGATTATTGGTAATGGCGGTCGTGAGCACGCTTTAGCATGGAAAGCGGTTCAATCCCCGCTTGCAACACACGTTTTTGTTGCGCCAGGTAATGCGGGAACTGCATTAGAGAAAGGTGTGCAAAATGTTGCAATTAGCGCAACGGATATTCCGTCATTACTGACATTCGCACGAAAAAATAAAATTGATTTAACCATTGTTGGCCCGGAAGCACCACTTGTTATTGGTGTTGTTGATGCGTTTAAAGATGCAGGGCTGACTATTTTTGGCCCGACAAAAGGTGCAGCTCAGTTAGAAGGCTCAAAAGCCTTCACTAAAGATTTTTTAGCACGCCACAATATTCCAACAGCGGATTATCAAAATTTCACTGAAATAGCCCCTGCACTAGAGTATTTAAATAAAGTAGGCGCACCAATTGTTATCAAAGCCGATGGTTTAGCAGCAGGAAAAGGCGTTATTGTTGCAATGACGCAATCTGAGGCTGAAAATGCTATAAAAAATATGCTAGCAGGTAATGCCTTTGGAGATGCTGGGCATCGCATTGTTATTGAAGAATTTCTTGATGGTGAAGAAGCCAGTTTTATCGTCATGGTTGATGGTGAACACGTTATTCCAATGGCAACAAGTCAAGATCATAAACGTGTTGGTGATGGTGATACTGGCCCTAATACTGGTGGGATGGGCGCTTACTCGCCTGCCCCCGTTGTCACTAATGAAATCCACCAGCAAGTAATGGAAAAAATCATTTACCCAACAGTAAAAGGCATGGCTTCTGAAGGTCATCGTTATCAGGGTTTTCTTTATGCTGGGCTGATGATTGATAAACAAGGCGTTGCAAAAGTTATCGAATTTAACTGTCGTTTTGGCGATCCAGAAACTCAACCTATTATGATGCGTATGCAATCTGACTTAGTTGAGCTTTGTTTAGCTGGAGCAAAAGGCAATTTAAAAGGTAAAGATTCTGTTTGGGACCCTCGTCCTGCTTTAGGTATTGTTATTGCGGCTGGCGGCTATCCTGCTGATTATCGCCAAGGGGATATTATCGAAGGCTTAACAGCAACATCGTCCAAAACCGGAAAAGTATTTCAAGCAGGAACAACTCTGAATAATGAAGGTGAAGTTATCACTGCTGGCGGAAGAGTGCTATGTGCGACGGCATTAGGTGATGATATCGAGCAAGCGCAAAAAAATGCTTATGCTTTAGCGGAAGGTATTCATTGGAATGGCGCTTTTTATCGTCATGATATTGGTTATCGTGCAATTGCGCGTTTAAAGAAGTAA
- a CDS encoding DUF1481 domain-containing protein encodes MLKRQGLLAIGSAFLLSACSSTVQLPEFSATGYIADEGVVRLWRLNNKTSEPQVIMSVYSFYKKPETIITFYEYRQNKLWQVRSEVVNQNDPSSWHLRLNKRGEVIFMQQESQKQKRALTEDERLRMVFAASKEREISEALTIGKVNLVQGVWYQNTMTTCAGEKVSVSFEGPEQRWLKTRTRNPSKPSYVAWLDSPEGKQLLMVADHDFCKWEPTKESL; translated from the coding sequence TTGTTGAAACGACAGGGGCTGTTAGCAATAGGATCAGCTTTTTTGCTCAGCGCCTGCTCTTCGACAGTACAACTCCCTGAATTTTCTGCAACAGGGTACATTGCAGATGAAGGTGTTGTGCGACTATGGCGTTTAAATAATAAAACGTCAGAGCCTCAAGTGATCATGAGCGTTTATAGCTTTTATAAAAAGCCAGAAACTATCATCACATTCTATGAGTATCGCCAGAATAAGCTTTGGCAAGTCCGTTCTGAAGTGGTTAATCAAAATGATCCCTCATCTTGGCACCTTCGTTTAAATAAACGTGGTGAAGTCATTTTCATGCAACAGGAAAGTCAGAAGCAAAAACGAGCATTAACAGAAGATGAGCGTTTAAGAATGGTGTTTGCTGCAAGTAAAGAACGTGAAATCAGCGAAGCGCTGACTATTGGAAAAGTGAACTTAGTACAGGGTGTCTGGTATCAAAATACAATGACAACATGTGCTGGCGAGAAAGTGAGTGTTTCATTTGAAGGGCCAGAACAACGCTGGTTAAAAACGAGAACACGTAATCCAAGTAAACCTTCTTATGTTGCTTGGCTTGATTCACCAGAAGGTAAACAGTTGCTTATGGTAGCCGACCATGATTTCTGCAAATGGGAGCCAACAAAAGAGAGCTTGTGA
- a CDS encoding HU family DNA-binding protein: MNKAELTESVAEKADLTKTQAKAAIEAFIDSVTGALKEGDSVQLVGFGTFKVNHRAERTGRNPQTGKEIKIAAANVPAFTAGKALKDAVK, from the coding sequence ATGAACAAAGCTGAATTAACCGAATCAGTTGCTGAAAAAGCGGATCTGACAAAAACTCAGGCAAAAGCTGCTATTGAAGCGTTTATCGACTCAGTAACAGGAGCTCTGAAAGAAGGCGATTCTGTACAGTTAGTTGGTTTCGGTACATTCAAGGTAAATCACCGTGCTGAGCGTACTGGTCGTAACCCTCAAACTGGTAAAGAAATTAAAATTGCAGCAGCTAATGTTCCTGCATTTACTGCCGGTAAAGCACTGAAAGACGCAGTAAAATAA